One part of the Helicoverpa armigera isolate CAAS_96S chromosome 3, ASM3070526v1, whole genome shotgun sequence genome encodes these proteins:
- the LOC126053705 gene encoding peroxidase-like, which produces MDWKIALFFFVVLGSALAQEMPVLYDAYFGKPVTEKRNGYLAGVANGTSLCTILVRPCRKDEGRRVDGTCTNPKHPSRGAGMSPLPRLLPARFGPGNTLRPARDGFELPSARYLRTSLIADGTFTNHEFSALATHVLVTSAADNVDLFYLNRYSRVSDCCLGNTPNRVNPLCIPIPVPGDDPYLRIARVRCLNLTRIITYQDIDCLPNSLPAERYSVVTPLLDLSTVYGYTDARIKTIRSNQGGELAFRMEGDREVPQGNSVFCTNNRPPEISCYNFGDDFQTNLLSSIYLTTMWFFREHNRIARGLAKVNPCWDDEKLFQTARQINIAQYQYIFYYELIVEFLGRKNALAEGLIYETDGYVNDFDPHYEPGVIREYIIGFRWFHNIQPGKLDLYRNGKYLGSRPTPDDELRSGILAINNTEADLTQGSYIQPSDEVDYVMAPDLAERYFGDVQLVNDLPATDIMRGRDAGLPPYNHYRKICGMKPAKHWEDFHDTIDKDKVEILRRIYDDIDDVELMVAIYTERLMPGTWVGPTLYCIMVHNLLLWRRSDKFFFEHGDFPAALTIPQLTEVRKTSIARVLCDSGDDVKHIQPAAFFRQGPWNKPVSCKEIPGIDLNKWKDHWCPKDEKK; this is translated from the exons ATGGATTGGAAAATAGCGTTATTTTTCTTCGTGGTGTTGGGTTCCGCGTTAGCTCAAGAAATGCCAGTGCTGTATGACGCGTACTTCGGGAAGCCTGTCACCGAGAAACGAAACGGTTACCTGGCAGGAGTTGCTAATGGGACGAG CCTATGCACAATACTTGTGCGGCCATGTCGCAAAGACGAGGGGAGGCGAGTGGACGGTACCTGCACCAACCCCAAGCACCCCTCCCGGGGAGCCGGTATGTCTCCATTGCCACGACTCCTGCCAGCGCGTTTTGGACCAG GGAACACTCTGAGGCCAGCGAGAGACGGTTTTGAGCTACCATCAGCCCGGTACCTACGAACATCACTGATCGCGGATGGAACCTTTACAAATCATGAGTTCTCTGCGTTGGCTACTCATGTCTTAGTCACTTCGGCTGCTGACAACGTGGATCTTTTTTACCTAA ATCGGTATTCCCGAGTAAGCGACTGCTGTCTCGGCAACACCCCAAATCGTGTCAACCCCCTTTGCATCCCCATCCCCGTGCCAGGCGACGATCCCTACCTCCGCATCGCCCGAGTCAGGTGTCTTAACCTCACCAGGATTATCACCTACCAGGACATTGACTGTCTACCCAATTCGTTGCCGGCTGAAAGA TACTCCGTTGTAACTCCCTTATTGGACCTCTCGACTGTGTACGGGTACACGGACGCAAGAATTAAGACGATCAGATCAAACCAAGGAGGAGAACTGGCCTTCAGGATGGAAGGAGATCGGGAGGTGCCCCAGGGGAATAGTGTATTCTGTACCAACAACCGACCTCCAGAAATTAGCTGCTACAATTTCG GTGATGACTTCCAAACCAATTTACTCTCCAGTATCTACTTGACCACCATGTGGTTCTTCAGAGAGCACAATCGAATAGCACGTGGCTTAGCCAAGGTCAACCCCTGCTGGGATGATGAGAAGCTGTTCCAAACTGCTCGCCAAATCAACATCGCACAGTACCAGTATATCTTCTATTATGAACTGATTGTGGAATTCCTTG GTCGCAAAAATGCCCTAGCAGAAGGTCTTATATATGAGACAGATGGCTATGTGAACGACTTTGATCCTCACTACGAACCTGGCGTCATCCGAGAGTATATCATCGGTTTCCGATGGTTTCACAATATCCAGCCGGGCAAATTGGA TCTTTACAGAAACGGCAAGTACCTCGGCAGTAGGCCCACGCCTGATGATGAGTTGAGAAGCGGTATCCTAGCTATCAACAACACTGAGGCCGACCTCACGCAGGGCTCCTATATCCAACCCTCCGATGAGGTCGATTACGTCATGGCTCCTGAT CTAGCAGAGCGGTATTTTGGGGATGTACAACTAGTGAACGACCTCCCAGCTACTGACATAATGCGAGGCCGTGACGCCGGTCTGCCCCCGTACAATCACTACAGGAAGATCTGCGGCATGAAGCCTGCCAAGCACTGGGAGGACTTCCATGATACTATTGATAAagat AAAGTGGAGATTCTCCGGCGCATCTACGACGACATAGACGATGTGGAACTGATGGTGGCGATCTACACAGAGCGGCTGATGCCAGGCACGTGGGTCGGACCAACGCTCTACTGCATCATGGTGCACAACCTGCTGCTGTGGAGACGCTCTGACAAGTTCTTCTTCGAGCACGGAGATTTCCCCGCTGCTCTGACGATCC CTCAATTAACCGAAGTGCGAAAGACGAGCATAGCCCGTGTGCTGTGTGACAGCGGAGATGACGTCAAACATATACAGCCTGCTGCTTTCTTCAGACAAGGACCTTG GAACAAACCGGTGTCGTGTAAAGAGATTCCGGGCATCGACTTGAACAAGTGGAAGGACCACTGGTGTCCAAAAGACGAGAAAAAGTGa
- the LOC110377671 gene encoding peroxidase, translated as MTPLPRLLPAQYGPGNTLRPASDGSELPSTRLIRTSLLADGTLTNHEFSTLATHFFVASAADNVDLFYLTRYFPLSDCCVGNTPNRVNPSCIPIPVPGDDPYLRIPQIRCLNLTRIINYQDLGCLPNSLSAERYSVVTPLLDLSLVYGNTEARNRMIRSNQGGELAFRMEGDREVPQGQSVNCLNNQPLQGEVVCYNFGDAFQANLLPGIYLTTMWFFREHNRIARGLAKVNPCWDDEKLFQTARQINIAQYQYIFYYELIVELLGRKNALAEGIVYDTAGYVNDFDPHYEPGVIREYILGARWFHNFQAGQFDLYRNGKYRGRRPAPDDSLRSGILSVNNTEADLTQGSLIQPSDDFDYVIAPDLAERYFGEVQTANDLPATDMMRGRDAGLPPYNHYRKICGMKPAKHWEDFHDAIDKDKVEVLRRIYEEIDDMELMVAIYAEKLMPGTWVGPSLYCIMVHNLLLWRRSDKFFFEHGDFPAALTIPQLNAVRKTSIARVLCDSGDSITHIQPAAFFRQGHWNKPVSCKEIPGINLNKWKDPWCPKDKKK; from the exons ATGACCCCATTGCCAAGACTTCTACCAGCGCAATATGGACCAG GTAACACCTTAAGGCCAGCGAGTGACGGCTCAGAGCTACCATCAACTCGACTCATACGTACGTCGCTGCTTGCGGATGGAACATTGACTAATCATGAGTTCTCCACATTAGCTACACATTTCTTTGTCGCGTCGGCTGCTGATAACGTAGATCTTTTCTACTTGA CCAGGTACTTCCCATTAAGCGACTGCTGTGTCGGCAACACCCCCAATCGCGTCAACCCCTCGTGCATCCCCATCCCCGTGCCGGGCGACGACCCCTACCTCCGCATACCGCAGATCAGGTGTCTTAACCTCACCAGGATCATCAACTACCAGGACCTTGGGTGTCTCCCCAACTCTTTATCAGCTGAAAGA TACTCCGTAGTAACTCCCCTGCTGGATCTCTCACTCGTGTATGGGAACACGGAAGCGAGGAATAGGATGATCAGATCTAATCAAGGAGGTGAACTGGCATTCAGGATGGAAGGGGATCGAGAGGTGCCTCAGGGTCAAAGCGTAAACTGTCTTAACAACCAGCCGCTGCAAGGCGAAGTCGTTTGCTACAATTTTG GTGATGCTTTCCAAGCCAATCTACTCCCGGGGATCTACTTGACTACCATGTGGTTCTTTCGAGAGCACAATCGAATAGCTCGTGGTTTAGCCAAGGTCAACCCCTGCTGGGATGATGAGAAGCTGTTCCAAACGGCACGCCAGATCAACATTGCACAGTACCAGTATATCTTCTATTACGAACTGATTGTGGAACTCCTTG GTCGCAAGAACGCTCTAGCAGAAGGCATCGTTTATGACACAGCTGGCTACGTGAACGATTTTGATCCTCACTACGAGCCTGGTGTCATCCGAGAGTATATCCTTGGCGCCCGATGGTTCCATAATTTCCAGGCGGGTCAATTTGA CTTGTACAGGAACGGCAAGTACCGCGGCAGAAGACCCGCACCGGATGACTCGCTGAGGAGTGGCATCCTCTCCGTCAACAACACTGAGGCTGACCTCACACAGGGCTCCTTGATCCAACCCTCCGATGACTTCGATTACGTCATAGCTCCTGAT cTAGCAGAACGGTACTTTGGTGAGGTGCAGACGGCGAACGACCTACCGGCTACTGACATGATGCGAGGCCGTGACGCCGGTCTACCGCCGTACAATCACTACAGGAAGATCTGCGGCATGAAGCCTGCCAAGCATTGGGAGGACTTCCATGACGCTATTGATAAAGAT AAAGTCGAGGTGCTCCGGCGTATCTATGAGGAAATAGATGACATGGAACTGATGGTGGCGATCTACGCGGAGAAGCTGATGCCGGGCACGTGGGTCGGGCCGTCGCTCTACTGCATCATGGTGCACAACCTGCTGCTGTGGAGACGCTCTGACAAGTTCTTCTTCGAGCACGGGGACTTCCCCGCTGCTCTAACCATTC CTCAACTCAATGCAGTGCGGAAGACGAGCATAGCCCGTGTGCTGTGTGACAGCGGAGATAGCATCACACATATACAGCCCGCTGCCTTCTTCAGACAAGGACATTG GAACAAACCGGTCTCGTGTAAGGAGATTCCAGGAATCAACTTGAACAAATGGAAGGACCCCTGGTGTCCAAAGGACAAGAAAAAGTGA